In one Lysobacter alkalisoli genomic region, the following are encoded:
- a CDS encoding peptide chain release factor 3 produces the protein MSDVSLEAARRRTFAIISHPDAGKTTLTEKLLLFGGAIQMAGSVKGRKAARHATSDWMALEKERGISVTSSVMQFPYENRIVNLLDTPGHADFGEDTYRVLTAVDSALMVIDVAKGVEERTIKLMEVCRLRDTPIMTFINKLDREGKDPIELLDEVESVLGIRCAPITWPIGMGKRLKGVVHLVTGEVHLYEQGRNFTRQDSTIFSSIDDPALEARIGADVLAELKDELELVEGASHPFDLGKYLAGELTPVFFGSAVNNFGVQLLLDFFVEHAPSPKPRETTTREVGATETRLSGFVFKIQANMDPQHRDRVAFMRVCSGKFSAGMKAFHVRSGKEMKLANALTFMASDREIAENAYPGDVIGIHNHGTISIGDTFTEGESLSFTGIPNFAPELFRRARLRDPLKLKQLQKGLAQLSEEGATQFFKPLMSNDLILGAVGVLQFDVVAYRLKDEYGVEAIFEPINVATARWVRCGDAKKLEQFRDKNAMNLALDAAGELVYLAPTRVNLQLAQERAPDVAFLATREHAHAVAVD, from the coding sequence ATGTCCGACGTTTCCCTCGAAGCCGCCCGCCGCCGCACCTTCGCGATCATCTCGCATCCCGATGCCGGCAAGACCACGCTGACCGAAAAGCTGCTGCTGTTCGGCGGCGCGATCCAGATGGCCGGGTCGGTCAAGGGCCGCAAGGCCGCGCGCCACGCCACCTCCGACTGGATGGCGCTGGAGAAGGAGCGCGGCATCTCGGTGACCAGCTCGGTGATGCAGTTCCCCTACGAGAACCGCATCGTCAACCTGCTCGACACCCCCGGCCACGCCGACTTCGGCGAGGACACCTACCGCGTGCTGACCGCCGTCGACTCGGCGCTCATGGTCATCGACGTGGCCAAGGGCGTGGAGGAACGCACGATCAAGCTGATGGAGGTCTGCCGGCTGCGCGACACGCCGATCATGACCTTCATCAACAAGCTCGACCGCGAGGGCAAGGACCCCATCGAGCTGCTCGACGAAGTCGAAAGCGTGCTCGGCATCCGCTGCGCGCCGATCACCTGGCCAATCGGCATGGGCAAGCGGCTCAAGGGCGTGGTTCACCTGGTTACCGGCGAGGTGCACCTGTATGAGCAGGGCCGCAACTTCACCCGTCAGGACTCGACCATCTTTTCCTCGATCGACGACCCGGCACTGGAGGCGCGCATCGGTGCCGATGTGCTGGCGGAGCTGAAGGACGAACTCGAACTGGTCGAAGGCGCCTCACACCCGTTCGACCTCGGCAAGTACCTGGCCGGCGAACTGACTCCGGTGTTCTTCGGCTCGGCAGTCAACAACTTCGGCGTGCAGCTGCTGCTCGACTTCTTCGTCGAGCATGCGCCCTCGCCCAAGCCGCGCGAAACGACGACCCGTGAAGTCGGCGCGACGGAGACCAGGCTGTCCGGTTTCGTGTTCAAGATCCAGGCCAACATGGACCCGCAACACCGCGACCGGGTGGCGTTCATGCGGGTGTGTTCCGGAAAATTCAGCGCCGGCATGAAGGCCTTCCACGTGCGCAGCGGCAAGGAGATGAAGCTCGCCAACGCGCTGACCTTCATGGCCAGCGACCGCGAGATCGCCGAGAACGCGTATCCCGGCGACGTCATCGGCATCCACAACCACGGCACCATCTCGATCGGCGACACCTTCACCGAGGGCGAATCGCTCAGCTTCACCGGCATCCCCAACTTCGCGCCCGAGCTCTTCCGCCGCGCGCGCCTGCGCGACCCGCTCAAGCTCAAGCAACTGCAGAAGGGTCTGGCCCAGCTGTCGGAAGAAGGCGCAACCCAGTTCTTCAAGCCGCTGATGAGCAACGACCTGATCCTCGGCGCGGTCGGCGTGCTGCAGTTCGACGTCGTCGCCTATCGTCTGAAGGACGAATACGGCGTCGAGGCCATCTTCGAACCGATCAACGTCGCCACCGCACGCTGGGTGCGTTGCGGCGACGCGAAGAAACTGGAGCAGTTCCGCGACAAGAACGCCATGAACCTCGCGCTCGACGCGGCCGGCGAGCTGGTCTACCTCGCCCCGACCCGGGTCAACCTGCAACTGGCCCAGGAACGCGCACCGGACGTGGCGTTCCTCGCAACCCGCGAGCATGCCCACGCGGTGGCGGTGGACTGA
- a CDS encoding peptidoglycan DD-metalloendopeptidase family protein: MHSPTPARPITTILAGLLAGGALVSGVLVGGLLVTGTADAGRLYRWTDANGVSHYGDRRPDTPASPVTEIPVHAEPDAMARLRVERDAGYYQAWADNALAGPIEVMLHFSNRDNIEGMPALPARATVPARGSALVSVLGPVQPGRGGSFELRMDSLPGDPNARPRDAEYLMPLQQAEPDIQQGYAGRFSHNDPQNRHAVDFAAPIGTPVLAAREGVVMQVESDFDRAGLSMEKYGGRANFIRILHDDGTMALYAHLREGGAHVRVGQRVRAGQVIGLSGNTGFTTGPHLHFVVQVNRGMRLESIPFRMRGPQGALRFDITR; the protein is encoded by the coding sequence ATGCATTCCCCGACACCCGCACGACCCATCACAACCATCCTGGCGGGCCTGCTCGCTGGTGGTGCGCTTGTCAGCGGCGTGCTCGTCGGCGGTCTCCTCGTCACGGGCACGGCTGACGCCGGCCGGCTGTACCGCTGGACCGACGCCAATGGCGTCTCCCACTACGGCGATCGCCGGCCGGACACACCGGCAAGTCCAGTCACCGAGATTCCGGTCCACGCCGAACCCGATGCGATGGCGAGGCTGCGGGTGGAACGTGATGCCGGCTACTACCAGGCCTGGGCCGACAACGCCCTGGCCGGACCGATCGAGGTGATGTTGCACTTCTCCAACCGCGACAACATCGAAGGCATGCCGGCGCTGCCCGCACGCGCGACCGTTCCGGCCCGTGGCAGCGCACTGGTCTCGGTGCTCGGCCCGGTCCAGCCCGGACGCGGTGGCAGCTTCGAACTGCGCATGGACAGCCTGCCCGGCGATCCGAACGCGCGGCCACGGGATGCCGAGTACCTGATGCCGCTGCAGCAGGCAGAGCCGGACATCCAGCAGGGCTATGCTGGCCGCTTCAGCCACAACGACCCGCAGAACCGCCATGCGGTCGACTTCGCCGCCCCGATCGGCACCCCGGTACTGGCCGCGCGCGAGGGCGTGGTGATGCAGGTCGAATCCGACTTCGACCGGGCCGGCCTGAGCATGGAAAAGTACGGCGGCCGCGCCAATTTCATCCGCATCCTCCACGACGACGGCACCATGGCCTTGTACGCGCACCTGCGCGAAGGCGGCGCCCACGTCCGGGTCGGCCAGCGGGTGCGCGCCGGCCAGGTCATCGGCCTGTCCGGCAATACCGGTTTCACCACCGGCCCGCACCTGCATTTCGTGGTGCAGGTGAACCGAGGCATGCGACTGGAATCGATCCCGTTCCGGATGCGAGGGCCGCAGGGAGCGCTGCGGTTCGACATCACGCGATAA